Proteins encoded together in one Chryseobacterium taklimakanense window:
- the infB gene encoding translation initiation factor IF-2: MPKIRLNKAVKEFNISMSRLVEFLQAKGFEVDANPNAQLEEAAYSALKVEFAKDSEQRKASHEVVISKVPEEKLELETEEKKPEVIKAKATLRPETKILGKIDLNPKKETPDEKPAPEPEIQEKPKAEEKKETKQEFNILGKIDLSQIESSSKPKPKSQPVKEEPKAEVAKEEPKAEAPQTAVQEEKPAVQEPEKIETQYQKLDGPKILKEKVDLSQFQTKPKEGGANSQKRKRKRIEKPGTAQTGNNQGGNQQGNRPQGQGGNRPNQGGNNQNRGGNNNNRNKPGGRRGERVMPVELTDEQVKNQIKETLEKLTSKRGKSSSSKYRKEKRTFRREQDELQQELDAQDKTLRVTEYITVGELAALMDVSPTEVISTCFSLGVMVTMNQRLEADILQLVADEFGYDIQFSDADLEESAEEEAEDSAEDLLPRAPIVTVMGHVDHGKTSLLDYIRKTNVIAGESGGITQHIGAYNVKLENGQRITFLDTPGHEAFTAMRARGAQVTDIVIIVIAADDDVMPQTKEAISHAQAAGVPMIIALNKVDKPNANPDKIREQLSAMNILVEEWGGNVQAQEISAKFGNNVDLLLEKVLLQAELLELKANPNKNAQGVVIEASLDKGRGYISTILVESGTLKVGDYVLAGKNHGKIKAMLDERGKAMEAAGPSIPVTILGLDGAPTAGDKFRVYADEREAKTIANKREQLQREQSIRTKKHLTLDEIGRRIALGEFKELNIILKGDVDGSVEALSDQLQRLSTEEIQVNILHKGVGQITESDILLATASDAIVIGFNVRAGANAKDLADKEEIEIRTYSIIYDAIDEVKEAMEGMLSPEIKEQVIGNVEIREVFKISKVGSIAGCMVLSGKVTRNSKIRLLRDGIVKFDGELESLKRFKDDVKEVTKGYECGLNIKGYNDIEVGDILEVYEEVAVKKKLK, from the coding sequence ATGCCAAAAATTAGATTAAATAAAGCGGTAAAGGAATTCAATATTTCGATGTCCAGACTTGTGGAATTTCTGCAGGCCAAGGGCTTCGAGGTAGATGCAAACCCCAACGCTCAATTAGAAGAAGCGGCATACTCTGCACTGAAAGTTGAATTCGCTAAGGACAGCGAACAAAGAAAAGCTTCGCACGAGGTGGTGATCTCCAAGGTTCCGGAAGAAAAACTGGAACTGGAAACGGAAGAGAAAAAACCTGAAGTGATCAAGGCAAAAGCAACGCTGAGACCGGAAACCAAAATCCTGGGTAAGATTGACCTTAACCCTAAAAAAGAAACTCCGGATGAAAAACCTGCGCCCGAACCTGAAATTCAGGAAAAGCCTAAAGCAGAGGAAAAGAAAGAAACAAAACAGGAATTCAACATTCTTGGTAAAATTGATCTTTCACAAATTGAATCTTCTTCTAAACCAAAACCAAAATCTCAGCCTGTAAAAGAAGAGCCAAAAGCTGAAGTAGCAAAGGAGGAGCCTAAAGCTGAGGCGCCGCAAACCGCAGTGCAGGAGGAAAAACCGGCCGTACAGGAACCTGAGAAAATTGAAACCCAGTATCAAAAACTTGACGGCCCTAAAATCCTGAAAGAGAAAGTAGACCTTTCCCAGTTCCAGACCAAGCCAAAAGAGGGCGGCGCCAATTCTCAGAAAAGAAAAAGAAAGCGTATAGAAAAACCTGGAACTGCGCAGACAGGCAATAACCAGGGTGGAAATCAGCAGGGCAACCGTCCGCAGGGGCAGGGCGGAAACCGTCCGAACCAGGGTGGTAACAACCAGAACCGTGGCGGGAACAATAATAACCGCAACAAACCGGGCGGCAGAAGAGGTGAACGCGTGATGCCGGTTGAGCTGACGGACGAGCAGGTTAAAAACCAGATCAAGGAAACCCTGGAAAAACTTACCAGCAAAAGAGGTAAATCCAGCAGTTCCAAATACAGAAAGGAAAAACGTACCTTCCGCCGTGAGCAGGACGAGCTGCAGCAGGAGCTTGATGCACAGGACAAAACGCTCAGAGTCACGGAGTACATTACGGTTGGCGAGCTTGCAGCGCTGATGGATGTTAGTCCAACGGAGGTGATCTCTACCTGTTTCTCACTTGGTGTGATGGTGACGATGAACCAGCGTCTTGAAGCCGATATCCTGCAACTTGTAGCCGATGAATTCGGTTATGATATCCAGTTCTCTGATGCGGATCTGGAAGAATCTGCAGAGGAAGAGGCAGAAGATTCAGCAGAAGATTTATTGCCGAGAGCGCCGATTGTTACGGTAATGGGACACGTAGACCACGGTAAGACATCATTGCTCGACTATATCAGAAAAACCAACGTAATCGCCGGAGAATCCGGAGGTATCACCCAGCACATCGGTGCATACAACGTAAAATTGGAAAACGGACAGAGGATCACTTTCCTCGATACGCCGGGTCACGAAGCCTTTACGGCGATGCGAGCCCGTGGTGCCCAGGTTACCGATATTGTAATTATTGTTATTGCTGCAGATGACGATGTGATGCCGCAAACCAAGGAAGCGATCTCCCACGCGCAGGCGGCAGGTGTACCGATGATTATTGCTCTGAATAAAGTGGATAAGCCCAATGCCAATCCGGATAAGATCCGTGAGCAGCTTTCTGCCATGAACATTCTGGTTGAAGAATGGGGCGGAAACGTGCAGGCGCAGGAAATTTCAGCAAAATTCGGTAATAACGTAGATTTGCTTTTGGAGAAAGTGCTCCTTCAGGCTGAACTGCTTGAACTGAAAGCCAATCCTAATAAAAATGCACAGGGTGTGGTTATCGAAGCATCTTTGGATAAAGGAAGAGGCTACATTTCCACAATCCTGGTAGAATCCGGGACTCTGAAAGTAGGGGATTATGTTCTTGCCGGCAAAAACCACGGTAAGATCAAAGCGATGCTTGATGAAAGAGGAAAAGCCATGGAAGCCGCGGGGCCTTCAATCCCGGTGACCATTTTAGGTTTGGACGGCGCGCCAACAGCCGGGGACAAATTCCGGGTGTATGCTGATGAAAGAGAGGCCAAAACCATTGCCAACAAGAGAGAGCAGCTGCAGCGCGAGCAGTCGATCAGAACCAAGAAACACCTTACGCTTGATGAGATCGGAAGACGTATTGCCCTGGGTGAGTTCAAGGAACTTAATATCATCCTTAAAGGTGACGTTGACGGTTCCGTGGAAGCCCTTTCAGATCAGCTGCAAAGGCTTTCAACAGAAGAAATCCAGGTGAATATCCTTCACAAAGGTGTGGGTCAGATCACTGAATCTGATATTCTTCTTGCAACCGCTTCTGATGCGATTGTGATTGGTTTTAACGTAAGAGCCGGTGCCAATGCCAAAGATCTTGCAGATAAAGAAGAGATTGAAATCAGAACTTATTCAATCATCTACGATGCCATCGATGAAGTAAAAGAAGCGATGGAAGGTATGCTTTCCCCTGAGATCAAGGAGCAGGTGATCGGTAACGTCGAAATCAGGGAAGTTTTCAAGATTTCAAAGGTTGGAAGTATTGCCGGCTGTATGGTTCTTTCAGGAAAAGTAACACGAAATTCCAAAATCAGGCTTCTGCGTGACGGTATCGTGAAATTCGACGGTGAACTTGAAAGTTTAAAACGTTTCAAAGACGATGTAAAAGAAGTAACCAAGGGCTACGAATGTGGTTTGAACATTAAAGGCTACAACGACATCGAAGTGGGCGACATCCTTGAAGTTTACGAAGAAGTTGCCGTTAAGAAAAAGCTGAAGTAA